The following proteins are encoded in a genomic region of Liolophura sinensis isolate JHLJ2023 chromosome 7, CUHK_Ljap_v2, whole genome shotgun sequence:
- the LOC135471406 gene encoding histidine-rich glycoprotein-like isoform X2: MAKPTKPGEKEKGGKKGKKSKMMHDAPAEETVNGVHPGHHEGDDDIHIHIHEAGENCANHDDHHGEHGEHHGYHGAHGGRGGHACAMCARALQHHGPDHDDHRQDHPGHHGPAFTRGRAAKHDHSEDYVYAHCAMGPNMGVPKKKRSKVTGAVHLRQLIYGGPVEMMIDLKGSNLTKV; encoded by the exons ATGGCAAAGCCCACGAAACCCGGGGAAAAAGAAAAGGGTGggaagaaaggaaagaaaagtaaaatgaTGCATGATGCGCCAGCAGAGGAAACGGTGAACGGCGTCCATCCGGGACATCACGAAGGGGACGACGATATTCACATTCACATCCACGAGGCCGGCGAAAACTGCGCCAACCATGATGACCATCACGGAGAGCATGGCGAACATCATGGATATCACGGCGCCCATGGAGGTCGAGGTGGACACGCCTGCGCAATGTGTGCTCGAGCTCTTCAACATCATGGCCCCGATCATGACGACCACCGACAAGATCACCCTGGTCACCATGGACCCGCATTCACACGAGGAAGGGCAGCCAAACACGATCACTCTG AGGATTACGTCTATGCGCACTGCGCCATGGGACCAAATATGGGAGTACCCAAAAAgaaaaggtcaaaggtcactgGCGCCGTACATCTCAGACAGTTG aTTTACGGTGGTCCAGTAGAAATGATGATAGACCTGAAGGGTTCCAATCTCACAAAGGTGTGA
- the LOC135471406 gene encoding uncharacterized protein LOC135471406 isoform X1, giving the protein MQHEHGLHVHEFGDLTDGCQSTGSDFNPFMMVHGAPNDDTRHAGDYGNIRCDDEGKIHMALNDSRSTLVGYHNIIGRALVIHEKKDDLGKGGSPESVTSGDAGGNLACCTIVRAKPHGHWESHVHDHSRDHHHDPHDDHGDHKDHNHEDHMHGHGKHMHRGKKDKATLEVGHGDHSQHMNHAGHGKEEHHGHHDLADHRHH; this is encoded by the exons ATGCAACACGAACACGGTCTGCACGTGCATGAGTTTGGGGACCTCACCGATGGCTGCCAGTCCACGGGGTCAGACTTTAACCCCTTTATGATGGTTCACGGGGCCCCAAACGATGATACCAG ACATGCTGGTGATTATGGTAACATCCGCTGTGACGACGAAGGGAAGATACATATGGCCCTGAACGATTCTAGAAGCACACTAGTTGGATATCATAACATAATTGGGAGGGCACTAGTG ATTCATGAAAAAAAGGATGATCTTGGAAAGGGTGGGTCTCCGGAGAGTGTAACATCAGGTGATGCAGGAGGTAACTTAGCTTGCTGTACCATTGTCCGGGCCAAACCGCACGGTCACTGGGAGTCGCACGTCCATGATCACAGCAGAGACCATCACCACGATCCTCATGATGATCACGGGGATCACAAAGACCACAACCACGAAGATCACATGCATGGCCATGGCAAGCATATGCACCGTGGCAAAAAGGACAAAGCTACGTTAGAGGTCGGTCATGGCGACCACAGCCAACATATGAACCATGCTGGACATGGGAAGGAGGAGCACCATGGCCATCATGACCTTGCCGACCATCGACATCATTAA